The following nucleotide sequence is from uncultured Campylobacter sp..
AGCCCTTGGCGAGCTCGCTTGCGGCGCGGTTTGTAGCGGAAGCGAGCAGATCCTTGTAGTTTCCGCTCCTAGTCGCACCGAGTGCGTCCGCGCCCTGCTTTAGAATATCCGTCACGTCCGCATGCGCAAGCGACAGAGCCGCAGCGACGAGCAAAATCATAAATTTTTTCATATTGCAACCTTTGGATAAAATTTGCGCCATTATGCCAAACTGCGGTAAACGCTAGGCGTGCGCGGTGTAAATTTACGCGCTGCGCGGGCGATTCAAGATAAAATTTTAGGCTAAATTTTAAACGCAGAATTTCAAAGCTAAATTCAACTGGCGGAATTTACCAGCCAAATTTAAAGATGAAATTTGGCTGGGCGGTCTTTGTCATACTTGCGGCTAAATTTTAAAAGTAGCACTACGACAACGAACTAAAATTTTAAAACCGCATTGATTGGCGCTATTTAAATTTTACGCAGCGCGCCAGATACCAATACAAAACGCACAAAGCAAATTATAGCGATGAGCGGCTATATCCTCAGCACAAACGATTGAAATTTTATCAAGCCCGCCGCAGCCAAAAAGCCCGCTGTAAATTTAAAAAGCTTAAATTTAAAAGCGAGCTGCCGCTTTTGACAAAATAAAGCGAGTTAAGCTTAAACCAGACCTTGATCCAGCATCGCATCGGCTACGCGGCGAAAGCCCGCGATGTTTGAGCCCAACACGAGGTTGCCCTCCGCGCCGAATTCCTTCGAGGTCTCGTAGCTGGTGCGAAATATGTGGCGCATAATCTCGCGCAGCTTACTATCGACCTCCTCGAAGCTCCACGACGCCATCTGCGCGTTTTGCGCCATCTCAAGCCCGCTTGTAGCCACGCCGCCCGCATTCGCCGCCTTCGCAGGGCCGAAAAGAAAGTCTTTTTGCGCGAGCATAAAATCGATCGCTTCAAGCGTGCTTGGCATATTCGCGCCCTCGCAAACCATGCGACATCCGTTGGCATAGAGAGTCTTTACGTCTTGCAGATTAAGCTCGTTTTGCGTAGCGCTCGGAAACGCGGCGTCGCACGGCACGCTCCACACGCCGTTACGCCCCGCGGGATAGGCGCTTACGGGGATAAATTTTGCGTTAGGACGCTCCTTGATATATTCGCAAAGCCCCACGCGCAGCTGCTCTTTTAGCTTTTTAAGAAGCATTACGTCGATTCCCTCGGCGTCATAGATAAAGCCCGTAGAATCGCTTACTGTAACGGGCTTAGCCTGCATCTGATAGAGCTTTTCGGCTGTGTAGATCGCGACATTACCTGCTCCCGAGATCGTGCAAATTTTGCCGTGCAGCGAATCGCCTCTGGTAGCAAGCATCTCGTTTGCAAAATAGACCGAGCCGTAGCCCGTAGCCTCGGTGCGCGCAAGGCTACCGCCCCAGCTTAGCCCCTTGCCCGTAAGCGCGCCGTCGAATCTGCGGGTGAGCTTTTTATACGCGCCGTACATATAGCCGATCTCGCGGCCGCCCACGCCGATGTCGCCCGCGGGCACATCGGTATTGGAGCTGATTAGGCGGTGAAGCTCAAGCATAAAAGCTTGACAAAATCTCATAATCTCGCCGTCACTCTTGCCCTTGGGATCGAAATTTGCGCCCCCTTTTGCGCCGCCGATATTAAGACCTGTGAGGGAATTTTTAAAAATTTGCTCAAACCCTAAAAATTTTAAAACGCCCAAATTTACGCTCGGATGAAAGCGCAGACCGCCTTTGTAAGGGCCCAGAGCGGAGTTGAACTCTATGCGATATCCCGTATGCACGCAGGGCTCGCCGCCGTCGCTCATATAGACGACGCGAAACATCATCGTGCGCTCGGGCGCCAAAATGCGCTCTAAAATTTTATTTTTCACATACCTCTCGTCGCGCTTTAAAAGCGGTATGAGCGAGTATAAAATTTCGGTCGATGCCTGGATAAAGACCTCCTGACCGGGATTAGCGCGCTTTAAATTTAGCAGCAAGCCGTCGATGTAAGATTTCATAGTTCCTCCTTTTGAACCGGATTAAATTTTAATTTTTTGGCTTTGGCGATAAATTTTTTCAGCGCCAGCTCCTCGCGGACGCCGATTTTATAGCCGATAAATTTCAGATAATTTAAAATTTCGCGCTCTTTTATGCCGCGCGAAAGGGCGTAGCTTTGCAGGATATATCTTGGAATTTTAATGCGCGAACGCAAAAATTTCGTCGCCAGGCGCGCGTAAGCCTTGTCGTTTTTCACGCAGCACAGCCGCCCGAAAACAAAGGGCAAGCCCGTGCGCTGCTGCCAAATTTCGCCCAGATCGTAGAATTTATCTCTGCCCTGCGAAAGCAGCGCCTTTAGAGCATTATCGCCGATTAGCACCTCGCCGCTAAGATCTAGCACGCGAGCTAGCATATTTGAGCTCATCGACGCGGGATCAAGCCTGGGCGCCGAGTTTTTGCGCACGAGTACGCTTAGCACTTCGCGCTTTGCGACGATTCCCAGAGGCAGTTTGCAATATTTTGCGTGGCGGCTTTCAACGCTGGAGATTACCGCAGCGTCTATGCGCCTATAATAAAGATCGGCGCAGAGTTTGCTCGGCACCCCTTTTTTAAATTCTATCGATTTTTTGACATAGGACGGCAGCGGAAGGGATTTTAAAAATACGTGAAAAGGGAGCAAATTTAGATAATCGATTTTGCCTAATAACATGACTTTCTCCGAATTTAGCGCAGGAAAAGAGGTTAAATTCCGGCGCTAAATCGGAATTTAACCAAAAAATTTCAGGATTTATTTGACCTCGGTGATCGGGATGGATTTGTATTTGCTAAACTCCACTATGCCCTCACCTTTTTTGAAGTGGATGCTCACTCCGTCTTTGTTATCCATATAGATGCCGTCGGCGGCGCGGTCGCGCTTAAGATTGTAGCTTTTGCCGCTATCGTCCTTTAATACGGCGGTATTGAAATCGTCGTTTGAGCTAAGCGAAAGCTTTTTGCCCTTGTCATCGACGAAATAGAAGGTCTTTGCGTTCTCTTTAGTTATGGTTTTTTCGCTCTGTGCTTGCTTATTCATAGCGCTACCCGGGGATTGGCGGAGCTGGTTTGAGCCACATCCTAGCAAAACTAACGCCAAAGCGGCGCACGTTAGAACTTTAAACATATTTTTCCTTTAAATTGAGGTTGCACTCGTTGATGAGTGATTTTCGGATATCCCAAAGCTTTTGAGAGAGATCCACTTTGTAGCTCTGCGGATGGACGTTACGAAGGTGCTCAAGCCAAAATTTACTCTTCTGCTCCTTGCTAAAACGCGCGATCTCGCTTACCGTGCGGCGGGCGCCTACGAATTTGCCTTCCTTGAAAACGGGACGTAAGAGCTTATGCGCGCTGAAATTCGTTAAAATTTTACGCTTGTAGGTGTAAAGCGGATGAAAAATTTCAAGCGGCGCGCTCTCGTCTATGCTCTCTCCCTCAAGCGTGATCAGATCGGCAAGCGCCATGCCGTTATCTTTGTCGTAGAGTCTAAAGACCTGCTTGTAGCCAGGATTGTTGATCTTGCGCGGATCGTTTGAAATTTTGATCTTAGCCACGATCTCGCCATCTTTTTCGATACCGCTTAGCTTATACACGCCGCCTAGACTCGAACTGTCTCCGCCGGTAATAAGCCTCGTGCCGATCCCCCAGCTATCGATTTTAGCGTCGAAAAGCTTAAGCTGATCGATCGCGTATTCGTCCAGATCATTCGACGCTGTGATCTTTGCGTTCTTAAAGCCCGCCGCGTCGAGCATCTTACGCGCCTGCTTGGTCAGATACTCCAGATCGCCCGAATCTATGCGGATTCCAAGCGGCTCATGACCGCTGGTGCGCAGCTCTTTAAAAACCGTAATCGCATTCGGTACGCCGCTAGCGAGAGTATCGTAGGTATCGACGAGCAAAAGCGTGCTGTTCGGATAAATTTTAGCGTAGGCGCGAAACGCCTCCAGCTCGCTATCAAAGCTCTGAATCCAAGAGTGCGAGTGGGTGCCGATCGTAGGGACGTCAAATTTCTTTGCGGCGAGCACGTTTGACGTGGCACTGCAGCCGCCTATAATCGCAGCTTTTGCGCCGTAGATGCCCGCACTTCGCCCCTGAGCGCGGCGCAAGCCAAACTCCATCACCGAATCGCCCTGAGCGCTAAAGTTTATACGCGAGCTTTTCGTAGCGACTAGAGTTTGGAAATTTATAGTATTTAGGATTGCAGTCTCGATGAGCTGCGCTTCCATAATGTTTGCTTTGACGCGGATCAGCGGCTCGTGCGGAAATACGATCTGCCCCTCATCCATCGCGTAAATTTCGCCGCTAAATTTAAAGCCTCTTAGAAATTCCAAGAATTCCGGCTTAAAGAAATTTAGACTTTTTAGATATGCGATGTCGTCATCACTAAATTTGAGATTTTCGATATAATCCACGACCTCGTTTAAGCCGCAAAATATCGCGTAACCGCCGCCGCTTGGGTTTTTGCGATAAAAAACATCAAAAACCGCCGTCTGATCGGGCTTTGTAAAAAAATAGCCCTGCATCATACTAAGCTGATAAAAATCGGTAAGTAAAGCCAAATCTTTCATTTACGCCTCTTAAATTTAATCTCACCTCGTGCAGGAGCAAAAAATCATAGCTTTTTGGCTTCTAGGCTTTTTTTATAAGCCGCAGCGTCGAACTCTTTGATGCGAGCGACGCCGTCATCCACCGCAGCTTTTGCAACCGCCGTCGAGATCACGGCAAATACGCGCGGATCGAAAGGATTTGGGATCACGTAGTCTTTGCCGAATTTTAAGCTATCTTTGCCCAGCATCTTGCGGATTTCTGCAGGAACCTCTTCGCGAGCAAGATCCGCCATCGCGCGAGCGGCCGCAATCTTCATATTTTCGGTGATCTTTTTGGCTCTTACGTCAAGCGCGCCGCGGAAGATATACGGAAAGCCCAAAACGTTATTGATCTGATTTGCGAAGTCGCTTCTGCCCGTGCCTACGATCGCGTCGTTTCTTACTTCCTCGACCTCGCTTGGATAAATTTCGGGTACCGGATTTGCAAGCGCAAAAATGATCGGATGCGGTGACATAGTCTTTACCATCTCTTTGGTTAAAACGCCCGGCTTGCTAAGACCCAAAAACATATCCGCGCCCTTCATCGCATCCTCTAGCGTGCGATCTGCAGTGTCTAGGGCAAATTCTTTCTTTTGCTCGGTAAGATCGGTGCGGCCCTTGTGGATCACCCCTTTGGAATCGAGCATTATGATATGTTTAGCGCCTAAATTACGATACATCTTTGCACACGCTATGCCAGCAGCGCCCGAGCCGCTGACTACGATCTTCATATCCTCGATCTTTTTGCCGCTGATAAGGGCTGCATTGATTAGCCCTGCGCCCGTAATCATCGCGGTGCCGTGCTGATCGTCGTGCATGACGGGGATATCGACGGCTTTTTGTAGCTCGCGCTCGATCTCGAAGCACTCGGGAGCTTTGATATCCTCTAAATTTATACCGCCGAATGTAGGTGCAAGCGCTTTGCAAATTTCAATTATCTTTTTAGGATCTTTTTCGTCGATCTCGATGTCAAACGCATCGACGCCGCCGAATTTTTTAAACAAAACTGCTTTACCCTCCATTACGGGCTTTCCGGCGATTGCGCCGATATCACCAAGCCCCAAAACCGCCGTGCCGTTAGTGATGACGGCTACGAGATTGGCTTTATTCGTGTATTTAAACGCAGCCTCGTGATCACCTTCGATCACCTTGCAAGGCTCCGCGACGCCTGGCGTATATGCAAGCGCCAAATCCTCCGCAGTAGCGCACGGGGTTTTTACATTCGTTCCGATTTTACCGCCTATGTGGTACTTCAAAGCCGCTTCAACGTTTACTTTAGCCATTTTATAATCCTTTTTTGATTAAATTTGAAATTCTCGTTTTAACTTCGTCGCTTCCTAAAATTTCACAAATTTCAAAAATCGACGGACTTACGCTTCCCCCCGTGATCGCAACGCGCAGCGGCTGGGCAAGATCCTTTAGCTTGGCGCCGTTTGCGTCCAAAAACTCCATCGTCCTTTCCTCGCACTCCTTTGCATTTAAATTTGCGCTTAGAGTATCTGAAAATTTTGCGAGTAAGCTTAGCGAACTTTCGGTTACAAATTTCTTATACGCCTTCTCGTCATAGCGGCTCGGGCGGTTTAGAAGAATTTTAATGCCCTCGGCCATCTCCACTAGCGTCTTTGCGCGCTGTTTGTACTGCTGGGCGATGAGATGTTTTTTCGCATGCGAGCGTATATCGACGCCGAATTCCACAAGCTGCGTGGCAAGCTCGTCGTCGTCAGAGTTTTTAATATAATGCGCATTTAGCCACTCGAGCTTGGTTTGATTGAAGGTGCTACAGCTCTTGCTGATATGGTTAGGATCAAAGTATCGCTTCATCTCCTCCATGCTAAAAATTTCATCATCCCCGTGGCTCCAACCCAGACGTACTAAGAAATTTAGCAGAGCCTGCGGCAGATAGCCCATGCGCTTGTACTCCATCACGTCGGTAGCGCCGTGGCGTTTGCTCAGCTTGCTGCCGTCGGTGCCGTTGATCATCGCGACATGATAAAATTTCGGGATTTTAAAGCCTAGCGCGTTATACAGCACGATCTGCTTCGGGGTGTTGCTTAGATGATCGTCGCCGCGGATCACGTCCGTGACGCCCATCAGCGCGTCGTCGATCACGACCGTGAAGTTATACGTAGGCGTGCCGTCGCTTCTAGCGATGATGAAATCGTCCAAAATATCGGCGGCATTAAATTTTATCTCGCCCTTGATGCCGTCACTAAATTCTATCGTGCCGCTAAGCGGGGATTTGATGCGGATTACGGGCTCGATCCCAGCAGGCGGCGTGCCGGTAAAGTCGCGATAGCGGTTATCGTAGCGCGGGCGCTCTTTGCGAGCTTCCTGCTGCGCGCGCAGCTCATCCAGCTCGTCCTTACTCATATAGCATTTGTATGCCTTGCCCTCATCTAGCAGCTTTTGGACGTATTGTTTGTAAAGATCAAAGCGCGAGCTTTGATACACGATCTGCCCGTCATAGTCCAGATTGCACCACTTAAAGGCTTCCTCGATCGCCTTAGCAGCCTCCTGCGAATTGCGCTTCAGATCAGTGTCCTCAATACGCAGCAGGAATTTGCCGCCGTTTGCCCTAGCGTAAAGATAACTAAAAAGTGCCGTTCTAAGTCCGCCGATATGTAAATATCCCGTAGGACTCGGCGCAAAACGAGTTACTATCATAAAATTCCTTTGCAAAAATTACCATTTAATGTTATAATCGCGATCTTGTAATTATAAAGCAAAAAGACTAAATAAAGGTTAAAAATGATAAAGAAACTGCTTTTTTCCGCAATGATCTGTGTTATTTGTGCAAATGCCGAAGTAGTAAACGGCGTCATCGCCGTGGTAGATAATGAGCCGATCACCGGCTACGAACTAGCCAAAGTTCAAAAACTAACGGGCGCTTCGCCGCAAGCCGCGATGGAAATTTTAATCGGGCAAAAGCTGCAACAATCCGAGATTAAACGCCGCGGCATCGCGGTAAATGATGCGGAGATCGACGCGAGGCTCAAAGCGATCGCCGATCAAAATAAGCTTAGCTTAGACCAGCTCAAAACCGCCGTGCAAAAGCAAGGTATAAACTACGATGACTTTAAAGCAAATGTCCGCCGCACACTACTTGAAGAAAAGCTCTATGGCTCGATATTCGCAGACATACAGCACCGCACGACTCCCGAAAATGTCAAAAAATTCTACAGCCAAAATAGTTCATTATTTACGACTTTCGACAGCATCACACTCACCCGCTATATCGCAAAATCGCAAGCTCCGCTCGATAAGATCCGCGCAAATCCGAAGCTCCGCCCAAGCGATGTGTATGTGATGAAGGGCACCCTCAAGGCCAATCAAATGGACGAGGGGCTCAAATACATCGTCACGAATGTTGAACAGGGCAAATTTTCGCCGATAATCCCTACGCGCAACGGCTACGAGATGTTTTACGTAAACGACAAAAAAGGACTTCGTACGCTTGATTTTGACAGCGTGCAAGAAAAGGCAATCGAAGGCTACGTGACCTCTGAGCGCAAAAAGGCGGTCACCGAGTTCAACGACAGACTCCGCTCAAACGCCAATATCCGCATCATCGAGCGCCCGCAGGCAAAAGCGCAAGGCGCAAAAACCGCCCCAAAAGTTAAAGTGCAAAAAAGGCAATAAATTTTAAAATCCGCCGCCGTGCATTAAATTTTATAGAATTTAACGCCGATAACGCAAGGGCAAGCGCGCAGCTTATCCGCTCGCGCGTAAAATTTTGATAAAATTTAAAGGCTTCGTGGTGATAACGATCAAAAATTTTACCGAACTTAAAAGTGATCCTAGAATCGGCGGCATAAGCGCCGCGGACTTTGGCACAAGCAAATTTTGCTCCCACATCGATACGGCCTTTAAACTCGTCGTCGTTTGGAGCGACGAAACCGGCGACAGGATCTAAATTTTAAAAATTTAGGCTCAAGATAAGTTAAAAACTTTCAAAGGAGTTTTTAACTATGATTTTGTCGATGAAAAATAAATATATAGTCCGTTCCCGAATTTCGGAAAAGAAATTTAGAGAGATTTTGAAGTATTTCGCAGAGGATATAGAAGCTACTAAAATGTCAAATTTAACCGGAATTTCTAGAATTTCCATTAATAAAATTCTAAAAAGCATTAGAATTTTGATATCCAAAGAGTGTGAGAAAATAAGTAAGTTTTCGGGTGAGATAGAGATAGATGAGAGCTACTTTGGAGCTAAGAGGGTAAGGGGAAAAAGAGGCAGAGGAGCAAGCGGAAAGCAGCCGGTGTTTGGAATGCTAAAGCGTGACGGTAAGGTCTATACCCAGATAGTTAAAAACTGCTCTGCTAATGAGTTGATACCTATATTATCTCAAAGCTCTACTATCTATTCTGATTGTTGGAAGGCTTATGATGGATTAGTGGATTATGGAGCTAAAGAGCACTACAGAGTGAAGCACTCTAAAAATGAATTTGCTAACGGTAAAAATCATATAAACGGCATTGAGAATTTCTGGGGTTATGCTAAACATAGACTAGCTAAATTTAAAGGCATTAAGAAAGAGAATTTCTTGCTGCATCTAAAGGAATGCGAATTCAGATATAATAACAGCAAAGATACAAGAGAACTCTATCGTATTTTACTAAAGATGATAAGAGAGAATCCGCTTAACTTATCTTGAGCCAAAATTTATATAAATCTGCTTGGAACAAATTTACTTTTGATGCATTGCTTAAAGCCCCATCTACCGAGCCTCATACGCGATTTGCAGTGCCCAAACCTTATCTTGCAAATCCTTGCGTTGCCTATCTCCACTCATTTAATAGTATCTCCTAAAAAATTTTATGCATATAAAATGGGGATGCTGCCGATAAAATTTAGAAATTTCATACGTTAATTTCGTAGCAGAATTTCGCTTCCTAAAATTTCATCGCAGCATGGTGCCGGCAGAAGGCTACTCGCGCTATCTGCCGCTTAGATACTCCTGCAGCGTTTTAACTTCAAGCGCGGATTCGTCCTTTATCGAGCAGATCGAGCGCGTAGCCGCGATCGCCGCCTTCATCGTCGTAAAATACGGCAGTCTAAAGCGCAGCACGCTCTGGCGGATCTTCGCGGCATCGGTAGAGTTTGATTTACTATCGCTAGTGTTGATGACGAGCGAAATTTCGCCGTTTTTGAGCTTGTCCTCGATATTTGGGCGACCCTCGCTGATTTTATAGACAAACTCGCACTCCACGCCGTTTTCGCCCAGCAGCTTGTGAGTGCCGCTCGTAGCGGCGATACTAAAGCCCGCGCTCGTAAATGCGCGCGCAAGCTCTACGGCTCGCAACTTGTCGTGATCAGCTAGCGACAAAAATACCTTGCCGCCGCTTGGAAGTGCGTTGCTAGCGCCGATTTGCGATTTAGCAAAGCTTTTGGCGAAATTTTCGCCGATACCCATCACCTCGCCAGTGCTTTTCATCTCAGGCCCCAAAATCAAATCCGCGCCTGCAAGCTTGTTGAAAGGAAAGACGCTTTCTTTGACGCAGATATGATTTTTAATGCGCGGTTTTAAAATTCCCTTCTCTTCGACCAGTACGCCGAATTCATCGTAAAATTTCAAAGCCTCGCGCAGGCCCCCTTGCCACATTACGCGGGTAGCGACCTTTGCCATCGGAATTCCGGTCGCCTTGCTCACAAACGGCACGGTGCGGCTCGCGCGCGGATTTACCTCTATAATGTAAAGCTCGTTTTCAAAAATCGCGAATTGAATGTTCATAAGCCCCACGACGCCGAGATTTAGCGCAATCTCTTTGGTTTGACGACTTACCAGATCTATCATCTCCGCACTTAGACTAAGCGGCGGCAAAATACTCGCGCTATCGCCGCTGTGAATGCCCGCCTCCTCGATATGCTCCATTATCGCGCCGATATACACGTCGCGCCCGTCGCAGATCGCATCGACGTCAAGCTCAGTCGCGTCAAGTAAAAATTTATCTATAAGCACCGGCGAGTGATCGCTCACGCGCACCGCCTCGCTCATATACTGCCTAAGCTCGGCTTCGCTATGTACGCGCCGCATCGCGCGACCGCCGAGCACGTAGCTAGGGCGCACGAGTACGGGATAGCCGATCGCTGCAGCCTTCTCAATTGCTTCGGCTTCGCTTATAGCGGTATCGTTTTTGGGCTGTTTGACGCCGATACTTGCGATAAACTCGCTAAATTTTTTGCGATCCTCAGCTACGTCTATCGTGCGCGCGCTCGTGCCGATGATCTTGGCTCCCACGGTGCTTAGGCGCTTGGCGAGCTTTAGCGGCGTTTGACCTCCGAAATGCACGATCACGCCGTCTGGGTTCTCGGCCTCGATGACCGCTCTAACGTGCTCGAAGTCGATCGGCTCGAAGTATAAAATATCGCTCGTGTCGTAGTCGGTGCTGACGGTTTCGGGGTTGCAGTTATACATTATCGTAGTGATCCCCATATCGCGCAGAGCGTAGCTAGCGTGCACGCAGCAGTAGTCAAACTCGATACCCTGCCCTATGCGGTTCGGACCGCCGCCGATGATGAGGACTTTTTTATTATCTTTTGAAATTTTACGGCTTGCGATGGCGGGCGTTATGTTGGTGCTGGAATACAGATACGGAGTAAGCGCCGCAAACTCGCCTGCACAGGTATCTACTTCGTTGTATTCAAGGTCGATACCCTGTCTGGCGCAGGCAAAATGGATATCGTTTTGCGTAAGGCCCAGATTGTCCTTTTTGTTGATCAAATTTGCGATCATCTTATCGCTAAAGCCCCAACTCTTAGCCTGTCTCAAAAGCGCCGCGTCGTTGATGATCTCCATATCGATGCGCTCTTCAAATTTTACGATCTGCTCGATCTGGCTCAAAAACCAGCGATCGATCTTGCTAAGCTCGTAAATTTGATCCACGCTCATACCCGCTCTAAAGCCCTGAGCGATGTATAAAATTCTATCTTGCTGTGCGTTTCTAAGCCCGAATATGAGATCTTTTTCGCTTAAGCTTAATTCTACGAAGCCGAAGTAGCCCTTCTCCAGCGAACACAGCGCCTTTTGGATACTCTCTTTAAAGCTGCGCCCGATCGCCATCACCTCCCCGATGCTTTTCATCGCAGTGCCCAGATACGGGTCTGCGCCGGGGAATTTTTCAAACGCAAAGCGCGGAATTTTAGTCACGATATAATCGATCACCGGCTCAAAGCTTGCAGGCGTGCCGGTGATGTCGTTTTTGATCTCGTCCAGGCTAAAGCCTACCGCCAGCATCGTAGCGACCTTGGCGATCGGATAGCCCGTGGCTTTGGACGCAAGCGCCGAGCTGCGGCTTACGCGCGGGTTCATCTCGATGACGATCATCCGCCCCGTTTGCGGATTTACCGCAAACTGCACGTTTGAGCCGCCCGTATCCACGCCGATCTCGCGTAAAATTTTAAAGCTCGCGTCGCGCATCGCCTGGTATTCTTTGTCGGTAAGCGTAAGA
It contains:
- the gdhA gene encoding NADP-specific glutamate dehydrogenase translates to MKSYIDGLLLNLKRANPGQEVFIQASTEILYSLIPLLKRDERYVKNKILERILAPERTMMFRVVYMSDGGEPCVHTGYRIEFNSALGPYKGGLRFHPSVNLGVLKFLGFEQIFKNSLTGLNIGGAKGGANFDPKGKSDGEIMRFCQAFMLELHRLISSNTDVPAGDIGVGGREIGYMYGAYKKLTRRFDGALTGKGLSWGGSLARTEATGYGSVYFANEMLATRGDSLHGKICTISGAGNVAIYTAEKLYQMQAKPVTVSDSTGFIYDAEGIDVMLLKKLKEQLRVGLCEYIKERPNAKFIPVSAYPAGRNGVWSVPCDAAFPSATQNELNLQDVKTLYANGCRMVCEGANMPSTLEAIDFMLAQKDFLFGPAKAANAGGVATSGLEMAQNAQMASWSFEEVDSKLREIMRHIFRTSYETSKEFGAEGNLVLGSNIAGFRRVADAMLDQGLV
- a CDS encoding nicotinate phosphoribosyltransferase; its protein translation is MKDLALLTDFYQLSMMQGYFFTKPDQTAVFDVFYRKNPSGGGYAIFCGLNEVVDYIENLKFSDDDIAYLKSLNFFKPEFLEFLRGFKFSGEIYAMDEGQIVFPHEPLIRVKANIMEAQLIETAILNTINFQTLVATKSSRINFSAQGDSVMEFGLRRAQGRSAGIYGAKAAIIGGCSATSNVLAAKKFDVPTIGTHSHSWIQSFDSELEAFRAYAKIYPNSTLLLVDTYDTLASGVPNAITVFKELRTSGHEPLGIRIDSGDLEYLTKQARKMLDAAGFKNAKITASNDLDEYAIDQLKLFDAKIDSWGIGTRLITGGDSSSLGGVYKLSGIEKDGEIVAKIKISNDPRKINNPGYKQVFRLYDKDNGMALADLITLEGESIDESAPLEIFHPLYTYKRKILTNFSAHKLLRPVFKEGKFVGARRTVSEIARFSKEQKSKFWLEHLRNVHPQSYKVDLSQKLWDIRKSLINECNLNLKEKYV
- a CDS encoding MqnA/MqnD/SBP family protein; this encodes MLLGKIDYLNLLPFHVFLKSLPLPSYVKKSIEFKKGVPSKLCADLYYRRIDAAVISSVESRHAKYCKLPLGIVAKREVLSVLVRKNSAPRLDPASMSSNMLARVLDLSGEVLIGDNALKALLSQGRDKFYDLGEIWQQRTGLPFVFGRLCCVKNDKAYARLATKFLRSRIKIPRYILQSYALSRGIKEREILNYLKFIGYKIGVREELALKKFIAKAKKLKFNPVQKEEL
- a CDS encoding peptidylprolyl isomerase: MIKKLLFSAMICVICANAEVVNGVIAVVDNEPITGYELAKVQKLTGASPQAAMEILIGQKLQQSEIKRRGIAVNDAEIDARLKAIADQNKLSLDQLKTAVQKQGINYDDFKANVRRTLLEEKLYGSIFADIQHRTTPENVKKFYSQNSSLFTTFDSITLTRYIAKSQAPLDKIRANPKLRPSDVYVMKGTLKANQMDEGLKYIVTNVEQGKFSPIIPTRNGYEMFYVNDKKGLRTLDFDSVQEKAIEGYVTSERKKAVTEFNDRLRSNANIRIIERPQAKAQGAKTAPKVKVQKRQ
- a CDS encoding IS1595 family transposase, encoding MILSMKNKYIVRSRISEKKFREILKYFAEDIEATKMSNLTGISRISINKILKSIRILISKECEKISKFSGEIEIDESYFGAKRVRGKRGRGASGKQPVFGMLKRDGKVYTQIVKNCSANELIPILSQSSTIYSDCWKAYDGLVDYGAKEHYRVKHSKNEFANGKNHINGIENFWGYAKHRLAKFKGIKKENFLLHLKECEFRYNNSKDTRELYRILLKMIRENPLNLS
- a CDS encoding malic enzyme-like NAD(P)-binding protein; translation: MAKVNVEAALKYHIGGKIGTNVKTPCATAEDLALAYTPGVAEPCKVIEGDHEAAFKYTNKANLVAVITNGTAVLGLGDIGAIAGKPVMEGKAVLFKKFGGVDAFDIEIDEKDPKKIIEICKALAPTFGGINLEDIKAPECFEIERELQKAVDIPVMHDDQHGTAMITGAGLINAALISGKKIEDMKIVVSGSGAAGIACAKMYRNLGAKHIIMLDSKGVIHKGRTDLTEQKKEFALDTADRTLEDAMKGADMFLGLSKPGVLTKEMVKTMSPHPIIFALANPVPEIYPSEVEEVRNDAIVGTGRSDFANQINNVLGFPYIFRGALDVRAKKITENMKIAAARAMADLAREEVPAEIRKMLGKDSLKFGKDYVIPNPFDPRVFAVISTAVAKAAVDDGVARIKEFDAAAYKKSLEAKKL
- the gltX gene encoding glutamate--tRNA ligase, with product MIVTRFAPSPTGYLHIGGLRTALFSYLYARANGGKFLLRIEDTDLKRNSQEAAKAIEEAFKWCNLDYDGQIVYQSSRFDLYKQYVQKLLDEGKAYKCYMSKDELDELRAQQEARKERPRYDNRYRDFTGTPPAGIEPVIRIKSPLSGTIEFSDGIKGEIKFNAADILDDFIIARSDGTPTYNFTVVIDDALMGVTDVIRGDDHLSNTPKQIVLYNALGFKIPKFYHVAMINGTDGSKLSKRHGATDVMEYKRMGYLPQALLNFLVRLGWSHGDDEIFSMEEMKRYFDPNHISKSCSTFNQTKLEWLNAHYIKNSDDDELATQLVEFGVDIRSHAKKHLIAQQYKQRAKTLVEMAEGIKILLNRPSRYDEKAYKKFVTESSLSLLAKFSDTLSANLNAKECEERTMEFLDANGAKLKDLAQPLRVAITGGSVSPSIFEICEILGSDEVKTRISNLIKKGL